From the bacterium genome, the window GCAAGACCATAGCCAATATTCTCGGCAATTGTTCCCGAGAAAAGGGCTGGTTCTTGGGGAACAAAGCTTATATTCTCCCTTAATGATTTGATGGTAATCTTTTTAATATCGCTGGCATCAATTGTAATTGTTCCAGATTGTGGTTCATAAAGCCTTAAAATAAGGCTTGTTAAGGTTGTCTTTCCACAACCAGATTCCCCAGCTATGCCCAAAAACTCACCCTGTTTAATCTCAAGGTTAATACCAGAAAGAACCGGTGTTTCTTCATAACTAAAATCCAAGTCTTTAATCTCTATCCTTCCCTCTTTTATTTTTAAAGGCATTGCATCCTTTTCCTCTGGAATAATAGGCTTATCATCCAATAGCTCAAATATATGGGAAGAAGCTGCTCTTGCCTGATTTATAATAAGATTTGCCTTTGTGATTGACTTAAGGGGCGATGAGATTGTTCCAATATAAAACAAAAATGCAACAAGTCCTCCTTGGGTAAGGCCTCCTGTGATAACCTGCCATCCTCCATATCCTGATAAGACAATTATCCCAATTGTTCCCAGCATCTCAACCAGAGGAACGGAGAGGGAAAGAAGCCTTATGGTTTTTTTTGTGAGGGAGAAATACTCAAGGTTCTTTTTCCTAAACCTCTCCTTTTCCTTCTCTTCTGCGGTAAAGAGCTTTATGGTAGCTACATTATGAATATCCTCTGAGACAATGGCGATAAGCTCTGCCAGTCTCCTTTGGCAAGAGAAGGTTATATCCTTCATCCTCTTTCCAAATCTATAGATTGTCTTTACAACCAAAGGTGTAATGGCCAGGGCAAGAAGGGTCATCTTCCAATTAAGGTAGAAAAGGATAAATATTGAGCCAATAATGACAATGGGGTTTTTTATAAGGGAAAGAATGTCCTCAGAGAGAAAATTCTTAAGGACAAGGACATCATTTGTAATCCTTGAGAGAACCTCTCCCTTTTTCCTCCTTGTATAGAAAGGCAGGGATACATCCATAAGGTGATTGAATAGCTCACACCTTAAGTTGAATATAATCTTTTCTCCCACAAGGTTTAGAAGGAGGCTTTGTCCATACCGTGAAATTGCCAATACAAATGCAATTCCAATGCTTATAACAAGGATTTCAGCGATAAGTGAGGTATTCTTTTTTGGTAAAGTATCCAGAAGCATCTTTCCCATCCAGGGGAGGCTAATGGTACAAAGGGAATTTATGACCATACAAACCCCTGCCAGGATAAGATATCTCTTAAAGCCAAAAAGATATTTAAGAAGCCTTGTTAATGGATGCATTACTATTTAAAAAACCTGCCAAATCCCTTTTTCTGTTGTTGTTTCTCTTGTTCCATCTGCCTTATCTTTCTCCCAAATTCCTCTGCCTTCATCCTTGCATTTGAAAGGTCTGTCCTTGCATTAGAAAGCTTTTTCTTTGTCTCCTCATGGCCTATTTTTTCAGCCTCAAGCTCTTCCTTTATCTTTGCTAATTGTTCATTAAGAAGCCTTTCTTTCTCTGCAAATTGCTTCTTTAGCTGCTCCATTTCCTTTTCCTTTTCAAGGAGCCTCTTTTTCAGGTCATCAGCCTCCCAAACCTTCCCTGCTAATATCGAAAAATCTCCGTTACTCATCGCTTATCCCCCCTTATCGCTTCGCTTAAATTGTAAATTTTAAATTGTAGATTTTAAATTTTATCCACCTTCAATTTACAATTTGCATTTTACAATTTGCAATTATGTTTAAGCTTTAGCTAAACACATACAAATTTTATCATCACACCTCAATTACTATCTTTTCCTTTTCCTCTTGTTCCTTCTTTTTTATCCCAAATTCATGGAGAAGCTGTCTTAAGGCATTTGGGTTATTTGAAGATGAGGTTGCATCATCAAGGCTTATAATGCCATTGATAACCAAGGCAACAAGGGATTGCTCCATTGTCTGCATCTTATAATGATACACAGAACCTTCAATTGCCTTATAGATATTTCCAAATTCTCCCTTTTCAATGTATGTCTTTATGGTGGGTGAATTTATCATAATCTCTAAAGCGGCAACCCTTCCCTTTCCATCCTGTCTCCTGATAAGACGCTGTGAAATAACCGCCCTTAAGGTCATAGCAAGCTCAATCATTATCTGATGGTGCATATCGGATGGAAAATAGGATAAAACCCTATCCATAGTAGATGCGGCAGATGATGT encodes:
- a CDS encoding ABC transporter ATP-binding protein; protein product: MHPLTRLLKYLFGFKRYLILAGVCMVINSLCTISLPWMGKMLLDTLPKKNTSLIAEILVISIGIAFVLAISRYGQSLLLNLVGEKIIFNLRCELFNHLMDVSLPFYTRRKKGEVLSRITNDVLVLKNFLSEDILSLIKNPIVIIGSIFILFYLNWKMTLLALAITPLVVKTIYRFGKRMKDITFSCQRRLAELIAIVSEDIHNVATIKLFTAEEKEKERFRKKNLEYFSLTKKTIRLLSLSVPLVEMLGTIGIIVLSGYGGWQVITGGLTQGGLVAFLFYIGTISSPLKSITKANLIINQARAASSHIFELLDDKPIIPEEKDAMPLKIKEGRIEIKDLDFSYEETPVLSGINLEIKQGEFLGIAGESGCGKTTLTSLILRLYEPQSGTITIDASDIKKITIKSLRENISFVPQEPALFSGTIAENIGYGLASFSFDEIEKAASLSHCNFIKELPEGYNTDIGEYGFRLSAGQKQRIAIARALIMKPKILILDEATSNLDYSSEREIISSFSEILSLKTTLIVIAHRLSTIVNADRIVVMDKGKIAEIGSHKELMEKGGLYKRLYETYGNSIC